In Kogia breviceps isolate mKogBre1 chromosome 19, mKogBre1 haplotype 1, whole genome shotgun sequence, a single genomic region encodes these proteins:
- the SCARF1 gene encoding scavenger receptor class F member 1 isoform X1: MGLGPLFPLLLLWTRRTQGSELDPNGRHVCMASSPSAELRCCPGWRQKDRECTTPICEGLDICREDEVCVKPGLCRCKPGFFGARCNSRCPGQYWGPDCRESCACHPHGQCEPATGVCHCQSDRWGERCEFPCACGPHGRCNPETGACRCEPGWWSPTCRRPCQCNPAAARCDQATGSCLCEPGWWGRRCSFRCACHGSPCAQESGRCACRPGWWGSECRQPCECVRGRCSAASGLCTCPPGFRGARCELPCLAGRYGLQCRDSCGHCKQNEPCSADTGSCESCEPGWNGTRCHEPCPPGTFGESCRQQCPHCRLGETCQPDTGHCRHCDPGWVGPRCEDPCPIGTFGEGCGSTCPTCVGGACDAVTGECVCDAGYWGPSCNTSCPSGFHGNNCSVPCECPEGNCHPVSGACQLGSHSQDAALIAGILVPLLLLLLAIACCACCCWAARLDPKDRPARDGTAVSRMKLQVWGALTSSLGSALPCGSLSSHKLPWVTVSHHDPEIPFNHSFIEPPSAGWASDDSFSTDPESGEEDEGPAYCVPPQEGMVPVAQAESPEASLAGGPFPPPEDASTPFAIPRTSSLARAKRPSVSFAEGTKFAPQSCRGSGELSSPLRKPKRLSRGGQPGPESQEAEESTGPEQTEMNGAPPGAASPRDSAIGRRRLPLSGRTVAERVEAIEGSVQESAGSVTTIYMLAGTPRGSEGPVRSVLRRFGSFQKGQAEPKVKSAIPKPPRRALSRNKGSPGLASGSANQSSSSAPSEELTGALESAGTGPEEVARGLGDGIESSGRGQELVPEGGPLEQDPQKLADEEPQYENIALISGPPEP; the protein is encoded by the exons GGATTCTTCGGGGCCCGGTGCAACTCCC gctgCCCGGGCCAGTACTGGGGCCCCGACTGCCGGGAGAGCTGCGCCTGCCACCCGCACGGCCAGTGCGAGCCGGCCACGGGCGTGTGCCACTGCCAATCCGACCGCTGGGGCGAGCGCTGCGAGTTCCCGTGCGCCTGCGGCCCCCACGGGCGTTGCAACCCCGAGACCGGCGCGTGCCGCTGCGAGCCCGGCTGGTGGTCGCCCACGTGCCGCCGCCCGTGCCAGTGCAACCCGGCGGCGGCGCGCTGCGATCAGGCCACCGGCTCCTGCCTGTGCGAGCCGGGCTGGTGGGGCCGCCGCTGCAGCTTCCGCTGCGCCTGCCACGGCTCGCCGTGCGCGCAGGAGTCGGGCCGCTGCGCCTGCCGGCCGGGCTGGTGGGGCTCCGAGTGCCGGCAGCCTTGCGAGTGCGTGCGCGGCCGCTGCAGCGCCGCCTCCGGCCTGTGCACATGCCCGCCCGGCTTCCGCGGCGCGCGCTGCGAGCTGCCCTGCCTCGCAGGCCGCTACGGGCTGCAGTGCCGCGACAG CTGTGGCCACTGCAAGCAGAATGAGCCATGCTCTGCAGACACGGGCAGCTGCGAGTCCTGCGAGCCGGGCTGGAATGGGACTCGGTGCCACGAGCCCTGCCCTCCTGGCACCTTTGGCGAGAGCTGCAGGCAGCAGTGCCCCCACTGCCGGCTTGGGGAGACCTGCCAGCCAGACACCGGGCACTGTCGACATTGTGACCCTGGCTGGGTGGGGCCCAG GTGTGAAGACCCCTGCCCGATTGGCACCTTTGGGGAGGGTTGTGGCTCTACCTGCCCCACCTGTGTCGGGGGGGCCTGCGATGCTGTGACTGGGGAGTGTGTCTGCGATGCCGGCTACTGGGGGCCCAG CTGCAACACTTCGTGCCCATCTGGCTTCCATGGAAACAACTGCTCTGTTCCCTGCGAATGTCCAGAGGGAAACTGCCACCCTGTCTCTGGGGCCTGCCAGCTGG GATCTCACAGTCAGGACGCTGCCCTCATTGCGGGCATTCTTGTGCCTCTGCTGCTTCTCCTCCTGGCCATCGCCTGCTGTGCCTGCTGCTGCTGGGCTGCCCGGTTGGATCCCAAGGACAG GCCAGCGAGAGATGGAACCGCTGTGTCCAGGATGAAGCTGCAGGTGTGGGGGGCACTGACCTCCAGCCTGGGCTCTGCGCTGCCTTGTGGTTCCCTCAGCAGCCACAAGCTTCCCTGGGTGACAG TCTCGCACCACGATCCGGAGATCCCCTTCAACCACAGCTTCATCGAACCACCCTCGGCTGGCTGGGCCTCGGACGACTCCTTCTCTACTGATCCCGAGTCTGGAGAAGAGGACGAGGGTCCTGCCTACTGCGTACCACCCCAAGAAG GGATGGTCCCTGTGGCCCAAGCAGAGTCACCAGAGGCCAGCCTGGCCGGaggtcccttccctccccctgagGATGCCTCCACACCGTTTGCCATCCCGCGCACTTCCAGCCTAGCTCGGGCCAAGCGGCCATCGGTCTCCTTTGCTGAAGGCACCAAGTTTGCACCACAGAGTTGCCGAGGCTCCGGGGAGCTCTCCAGCCCTCTCCGTAAGCCCAAGAGGCTCTCCCGGGGGGGCCAGCCAGGTCCTGAAAGCCAGGAGGCCGAGGAGTCCACAGGCCCGGAGCAAACAGAAATGAACGGGGCACCTCCTGGTGCCGCCAGCCCCAGGGATTCAGCCATTGGCCGCCGCCGGCTCCCGCTTAGCGGCCGGACAGTGGCTGAACGTGTGGAAGCCATCGAGGGCAGTGTCCAGGAGAGTGCAGGCTCTGTGACCACAATCTACATGCTGGCAGGGACACCCCGGGGATCTGAGGGCCCCGTCCGGTCTGTCCTCCGCCGTTTTGGTAGCTTCCAGAAGGGCCAGGCAGAGCCCAAGGTCAAGAGTGCCATCCCCAAGCCTCCACGCCGGGCCCTGAGTCGGAACAAAGGCAGCCCCGGGCTGGCCTCTGGCTCTGCCAATCAGAGCTCCAGCTCCGCCCCAAGTGAGGAGCTGACTGGGGCCTTGGAGTCTGCAGGGACTGGGCCAGAGGAAGTGGCCAGGGGGCTAGGAGATGGCATCGAGAGCTCAGGGAGGGGCCAGGAGCTGGTCCCTGAGGGTGGTCCCCTAGAACAGGATCCCCAGAAGCTGGCTGACGAGGAGCCCCAGTATGAGAATATCGCACTCATCTCTGGGCCACCAGAGCCCTGA